In the Perca flavescens isolate YP-PL-M2 chromosome 10, PFLA_1.0, whole genome shotgun sequence genome, GTCATGGGCTATCCAGCCTTCCATACTCGCCTTATACAGGGGCCGAGTGGGCAAGGATGCTACAAGGGGAGGGGAAATCATTGGCTGTGGATTTTCTTTGGTTTCATCCAAACAGTTGTCGAGACAACTGTGGATTGCCCTCTCTCCAATAAACAACCTACAACGTTTTACAGTACTGCTCAAGAGATTGTTGtggattcatatttttttgaaagCAGTTCACAGTAAATTATGTTCAAAGGGTTGTCAAGCTGAACGTCCTTTTTTTAGTGCTTCTTCTCAGAGGTATACATCACAGCAGTTCAATGGTGTTTTACAGCAGGGATAACTAACAAGGATGTTAGCAGGGGAGTGCTGGGTACAGCATCACTGAGAACCATAAAATAGACCAAAGATTGAAAGCATGTCCCACAGAGAAGCTGAATAACTGGCAGAGAGAAGATGGCTGTTCAAACTGTGAGGACTTGAAGCAAGCTGAAAGGAAAACCATGTGGAAGTGCATCATGGTTAGATGTCCTCTCAGCAACTTTTTGAAGTAAGagatttttagtttagtttgcagTGTGAAGGAAGAAAGGTTAATCAAGTGGGAAGAAATGTGTAGAACAACCAAAAAGAAGAAACGTTTGAACGGATTACAAAttcatttgtgtgtttcttttgaCCATTTCTTTctccaaaacacacatacaaggaGTTAATAAATTAATGTCAGCTGGCTCTGCTTGGTGtaaaagttcattcttgactgtcggaaaaaaaaagatttcaattATTATACAGGCAactaacacacatacaaatgctTGCTTGATCTTCTTTTGTGGCACGCTGCTGCATACTCTTGTCATACAGGAAAGACTTCTGGACACATCTACACGCTGACGAACAGTCACACCACTGTGTCCCTTCCATAAAATCTTCTCCCCTCACCCCCAAAATCGTTAACTGACCTGATGTATGAGGCCTGATCCTTGAAGAGGTCACACAGAGGGTTCCTGTTCAGCCACAGCTCCACCAGCTTCAGGCCTTTCACCTTGTCCAGCTCCCGGTCAGACTTAAGCTGGAcgagcacacagacacagaacaaGTTGGTGTGAGAAGGATTCAAAACGACATAACGTTAAGGGCCCAATTAAAATCACGGGTCTGGTTATTATTCGCTTGATCAACTGAGTAGCCAGTTTCACCTCATTGTGAGAGAGGTTGATGGTCTTCAGATTAGGCGCCTTGGTAACCAAATCAGCAAGTTCATCCAGTTTGTGAATACGGTTGTTACTCAGGTTCAAACTAGTCAGCTggcaagagacagagacacagacatacgaGTGTAAGCACATTCAGTTTGACCCATCACTTAATTAGAAAGCAGCTATGATGTGTACCATCTTAATGACAACAGCAAATAGTTATTTTCCGCTGTATTCATTTTACCTCTGGAATGTTTTCTTCAATGATCTTGATTACAGCTTCCATGTTCGTCTTCCTATTTAAGATGACTTCAATGTTCTGGGACACCAGATCTGtcacataaaataaaattagcAATCAAAATACTAAAATATTCTGAAATTATTTTCAGTGATGGTAAGGTAATAAAAGAATGTCATCGCCAGATTGTCTGTATCATTTATTGCATCCTCAATGCAAAACAACATTGttgtgacaattttttttttccaatggtTTAGCAGTAATGTCTGAACAGCAACAACCATTAACCAATAACTAGTCTAGAATGGATTTTCAGCCTCTAGTTGAATCAGTGTTCAATATCATCATGTCAtcatgtgtgtgagagggatGAGAGAAAGTATAATTACCTGGGTCTGTTCGGATGTTGTTCAAGTCGAGTGCTTGCTGGGAGCCATCAAAACGTTTTGCCATGCATTGCTGTGAAAGATAAATGGCAGCCAACGTGAGAACAgcaaaaatgtgtcaaaatgaATAGAATCTTAGAATTTATTTTGATTGGTTAGAGGGCGGAAGGAAAAGGGAATCAACttcaaaaaaacatgaatgggAATTGTGTCTTACATGAATTcctaaaacacccaaaagtcTGTTGCTTAGAAAATGTAGCACTTCAACTGTCTCCATCATTCAGGCCAAACTACTTAATTTAAAAAGACATCTAGACTGCAAAAAACTGCAAATTTTTCTTAATATTAATCTACTTTTTAGTTCATGTATTTTGATCCATATTCCACATTAGAGATTAAATTAAGTTTGAACCATGGAATTCTAAAAATGTCATTGTCTCAGCCCCATTCAGACCCTTCAGATTGTTTATTACTTCATCTAGCTCACCTTCAGGTGCTCCAAGTGTTCAGGCTTTAGgtcagagaggaggaaggatgGTGGCGCGCTGGGGTTGATGTGCACTTCCACCTTGAAGAAACAAACAGCACGTGACATGAGGGAGATGTTAAATAAATAGAGGTGTGTGATTTATGGTTATTCATTATTTAAAGGTCATGGTTGCAAAACTATTGGTTGAGAATGTTGTGACACCGTGTCAAAGTAGATAGAATAGGAACGTAATGACAGTGTAGGGGTGTTAGCATGATCTGACGATACATATAAGAAAACTTAAGAATAGCGGACTTAAAAGACTTTCTGCAGCAATAAGAATGAGATTTCCATTATGAACCAAACATACCTTATAACCATCTGTGTCTGTAATCTTGTGAGAACATTTGTGCAAAGCATTGGCAGCAGAGGAATCATCCACATAGAAATGGACCCGGTTATGGTCAACATGGTACTGGACAGACAGGGTGAGAAAGAGACAATTAAACTTCATTGATACAAAGACTGTATCCACAAACACAGTTTCCTTTAAATCTTTAGCTTTGAAATGTGTCGAAATGGGGACTGGTAATATACTTTTTATCAGCAGGCAAggatcaaataaataaaaaaggaagcacAAATAACTATCACCGTTTTGGAATTCAAAGCACATGtatgcataaaaaaacaaaaaataaataaataaaaaggcacaGGGTCCAATCCAATTGCATTAACTTTAGAAATACACAAAagctttattattaatatttaaattagtAATCATAAGACTGCGCTAAACCTCACCTGTACAGGTGTGTAGGGAACCGAACAGATGTTCTGAAGAGCTGTCAATAACCATTTCTtgtcatatttttttccatgtGGTATCTGTCAAACAGAAAAGGGAACCATGATCTCCTTTAACAGATTACGAGGTAGCAGTGTAGATGTCCTGTGTTATACTGCATACCAACTATTATAATACGCACCGTTACTTTGTACCAGCCTGACCGGCTTTTCCCTCCTCCATTGCCTCCCCCTCGGTCTCCTCCTCTAaagccgcctcctcctcctctgccacCTACTCCCCCTTTGCCTTGTCGTCTGTCTCTGTCAAAGCGCCCATCTCCTCCTTTCCGAAAAGGTCTTCCATATGGGTTGCTAAAGAAGACAAAACAAGGCCATATATTGAAACATTCTTGTTTAACAACAGATCTGTTGGTTTTGTTCCTACTGTGTACACTGTACACAGTAGGAACAAAACCAACAGATCTGTTTACATTGAATGTTTCTCACCTACTGTATCCTTAAGGCTAAACACATTTTTAGTCCACGTCCTACCTCGTAAAACATCAAATCAAAGCAGTCTTTTATCCTTATCTTTCATGACCGTTTTACTGCCTTTCATGGTGCATTTATGCATTTTATGCTGTTACTGCCTCTGAAATCGGTAATCAGCAATAGGCAGGGATCCCTAACAAGTTTAACAGTATTTAAACGCATGTGTGGCATACAAGTCCCTAGTAAGTTTTAATAAAATAACACTGAGATAACAGTGATTCCATAGGTAAAGTTGCTGAACTGAGCTcaatttacttttacttttgtttttccagAGGTACTTTTTGCAGGTTGATGGCTTACAGAGGATTTCATACTCTGAAAGCAGCCTGGCGCCAACTAAAAGTGAAAATGGGCAGACTTGTTGTACTTTCTCTTCCTGCCACCGACTATAGCATAGCTTACTCCAAGCCACATGAAATAATTTATGTCTTGCGGGCTGTGTGTCACTCACCATGTGTAAAAAGCATACCGTttgatgttttcattttaacctTATTATTCTTGAAAGTTTCTTTTGGTTAATACTCTCAACACAATTATCCAAGCCCACTTTATAAAGCAAGGTGCTCGTTTTGGAGCTTATCAATAAGCCCTgtgtttcctctgttgatttgaccgtggcggccccccacggtatcagaaatagggctgcattgttagagtgcatgtcagagaatgtttgtattttaggtgcattatttacatgctgaagtagttacactgcattaagataatgtaattaatagtgggtttattgttatttgctacagaatgcttagcctatatgtcaagatcaaagttggccatatagtaactcaaaaaatacagttcaatgaactgaaaatatgcctcattgtgtgtgtgaataaatatatttgtttgtgttgcagcaaagtgtcagttatgtttcaaaaaaatctgatgacaATGTTAAACAATGTCTCGGTCAGTCAGCCATACTTACAATCTGTGCTGGGAGCTGTTGTCTTGAGAGCTGTCACTCATAGTCACATCTGCATCAGTATCATCAAGCCTAGACCGTGGCCCAGGACCAAAGCCTCCAGAGTGGCTTCCCCGTTGGCGGTCTCTGCGGGACCGGTCATATGACCGACCCTTGTGTGAGCCTCTGCCTTTACGGTTGCGAAACTGTGGTGCGGTTCTATCATCATGTTCTGAGAAATTGTTCAGAAGTTAGTCAGTATTAACTTCAATATCACACCACAAACATACACAATCAAAGAAAAAACGTTAAGTCCgatcaaaatatacatttattaaaacaaaacctACAAATTACTACCGACTAAATAATCTTGCCTTGCCGACCTCTGTATTAACTGTATTCAATGTATTGTGTTTTAAGACTAACCCATTCTCTGGTATTGTAATAATGATAAAATAGTTATAATTAActctgcaattttttttttttttttttttttaacttatttgtatataattattttactgtatgtaaagTAACGTAAGTAGATCTCCAGGGGGCCCAAGATATAATTTTACCTCCAATGACCATGCAACCAGTGCTCCTGACCTCTCTCCTCACCATAAAGTCCCCTCGGTCTGAAGAAAAATGGTACAAGTAGCACAAAAATGTAAGGTTAATGCTGAAGTAAACAGGGTGTCTTACCGTTGTAGTAATGACCGCCGTCCGCCATATTCCTGGAATAGTGTtagataaaacacacacagccctgggtgaaaaacaatattggtaGGGCTTCGTTTATCTCTTTCACGAAACACAAATGCTAGACTGTGAAAGAAGTTCCAACATCCCAAATCGTTCAGAGGCAACAAAGCCGACCACGACGTGATCGAACAGATTGCTctttaactagctagctagctggtggCTAGGTTAGCTTATCCAGCGCGTTGACGCCAGGCTGACGAGAAGACTACGGAAATGCAACTTATTACACCGTTTCTCTTCCGGGTCGAGACATTGGCGCGGGGAATTGAAACAAAAAACGTTTGAATCCGTGGTCGCATGTTGCTAACGTTGGCCGCTGCTGTTCACTTACTAGGCAGATCAGAGACGGTTTAGGATCTTTGACGAGGTCTGCTATAGCTAACGTTGCATCGTATGTTTATGATGGGAGCGATCGTCGACCGCCACCATTACAATAATCATTTATTGGGTGCCCCGatggctcagttggtggagcgggcgcccatatgtggaggtttactcctcgacgcagcgggcccgggttcgactcagacctgcggccctttgctgcatgtcattccccctctctctcccctttcgtgtCTTCTGCTCTCCTGTCAAAATGGGtgctgaaaatgcccaaaaaataaatcttttttaataacaatCATTTATCGCAACCGATTTGTTTTGTTACAAAATGTCAGACATGTATGGTACAGGAATTAAAATGTGGCTTTACATAGCGAAATACCGTATTTTgtatagctagctagatagcaAATGTAGCCTAAGCGGCTTTAAGCTTAAATACTTAAATGGTTGAGTTGCAAAGTTATAACTTTCACCCCCGTACAGTTGTCATGAAGAGTTAAGTTAGCTAGCGTTATAGAGACCAGAACCGTTTTCTGTACCAGACTGTAACATGTTAATTTCTGCTGTGAAAATAGCAGCACAAAAGTCTGTCTTTTTCTATGGGTCTTTATGGTCAGAACGGTTCTCCACCCCAAGCTGGCCGCGGCAGAGATGCATTTCATAAACCGGTATCTAGCTAGCCAAGTTAAATATCTAGCTATGGATATCGGTGGTTAGCTATATCATATTGTGtattctagctagctagctaccttaTCCTACCTGGAAGTTTTTGGTACCATCGAGGCATAATGAGTGGCTGTCTGAGTACTTGTCGATATTAAATACATTAATTATACTTAAGTGGTACATTAAAGGCCGTCAGGTTGTAGCTATATTTCTACAGGGACAAAGGCGAAAGACGAGCAGCTGTCTTTAAAGTTAGCCCCATGGTTAGCCCAGGGTTTGTCCGTTGGTAGTTATGGTAACGTTACTAAAGTGCAAATGTAGAAACAAGTTGACTGGATAAGGATGCCCCTTTTGAGTAATCTGCTGTTTTGTGTTGCCAACTGTTATACTGATGTTGGTAATCCTCCCATTACTGATTGCTGACTGAGAATGCCACAGGCTTCAGTAGTGTCCTTGAGTCGAGTTTTATCTACAACAGTACACACATTCTCATTTATCGGACAAATtgcaagaaaaaaatatatatataaaaaaggggGAATATCGTCTGCCACTTAGTGATGCAGCATGCACAATTGCTGCAAGGTGCAGCCAAAGCCGGTCTACtattattagaaattctttggtgcATCTGAGCTAACCTGACGTGCCAGATGCGATTCTCGGGATATCTCGCGAGGATCCATCTGCCGTGCAAAGTAAGGTGTAGCACCACCTCCGTGGTGatgaagctaattaagccttctttctctatatatatatattttaacatttaaactgtGTTATCCCCATCAGACTTATTTCCCTCGGTATAGATTTTACTACACACAACTACTCGACTTAACCCCTAGGAAAACATGTCCGAACTGAGGCCAATTTATACGGCTAAACTTGGATGAACCAAACTTACCGTCATTAAACACACGTGTCACCACAGCTAGGTTGGGGTAGCTTCTCTGAGACCAACTCACACGATCCATCAAGGGAAACTCTTCAATGTCAACCTTTaggaaaactgtcaaaattgATACTTTAtcgttaataaaaaaaagcgtTCAAAAGAAAAGTTCCACATGATCGGTATCTGTGCGCAATCTGCATAAACTTTTTTTACAACTTCACCCCAGTCAGTTgagcagctaacattagctagttGTTAGCGTTAGCATGGCATCCCGTTGGACATAATGCTGCACTCACAGACACGATTCAATAATTATCGATCAGTTTATTTTACCGTTGTGATATTTCCCGTGCTGATAATGGAAACTCTCCCTGCTGTCTGCAGTCCCTGCAGGGGTCCGTCAGACTGTCCCGCTCACTTTTCTCCAGCACGACGAACAACAACATGGGGCCCCCTGGTGGACAGTTTTCAACCTCagtggcggtttttggcacgggcgaaccgggcagccGCCCGGGGCGGcattttttcatgtcacatggGGGGCAGCACGAGAACttaaaataatgataaaaaaaaaaaaaaatatatatatatatatcatctgCGCCGCGAAGCGTAGGCTATTTCTGTTTTCTataatttcactgtgtggggaattggcagatcagcgcccccagcagcagcaggcgccctgcttgctgagagaggtcaaCACCCCccactttcacaatgaaatgga is a window encoding:
- the nxf1a gene encoding nuclear RNA export factor 1 isoform X4 → MADGGHYYNEHDDRTAPQFRNRKGRGSHKGRSYDRSRRDRQRGSHSGGFGPGPRSRLDDTDADVTMSDSSQDNSSQHRFNPYGRPFRKGGDGRFDRDRRQGKGGVGGRGGGGGFRGGDRGGGNGGGKSRSGWYKVTIPHGKKYDKKWLLTALQNICSVPYTPVQYHVDHNRVHFYVDDSSAANALHKCSHKITDTDGYKVEVHINPSAPPSFLLSDLKPEHLEHLKQCMAKRFDGSQQALDLNNIRTDPDLVSQNIEVILNRKTNMEAVIKIIEENIPELTSLNLSNNRIHKLDELADLVTKAPNLKTINLSHNELKSDRELDKVKGLKLVELWLNRNPLCDLFKDQASYISAVRQRFPRLLKLDGHDLPPPIGFDVETPTTIPPCKGSCFGSDEIKVIILRFLQQYYSIYDSGDRQPLLDAYHDGASLSLTTPYSTQNPSRSSLGEYHKDTRNLKRIKDSTMRFRLLKHTRLNVVAFLNELPKTQHDIASFTVDVNTYTNTLLSFTVSGVFKEVAVDGKSRESTMAFSRVFITVPAGNSGVCIVNDQLFIRMATTEEIRRAFVAPAPTPSSSPVPTLTAPQQEMLTAFSQKSGMNLEWSQKCLQDNEWDFTRAAQIFTQLKTDGKIPDVAFIK
- the nxf1a gene encoding nuclear RNA export factor 1 isoform X1: MDRVSWSQRSYPNLAVVTRVFNDDRGDFMVRREVRSTGCMVIGEHDDRTAPQFRNRKGRGSHKGRSYDRSRRDRQRGSHSGGFGPGPRSRLDDTDADVTMSDSSQDNSSQHRFNPYGRPFRKGGDGRFDRDRRQGKGGVGGRGGGGGFRGGDRGGGNGGGKSRSGWYKVTIPHGKKYDKKWLLTALQNICSVPYTPVQYHVDHNRVHFYVDDSSAANALHKCSHKITDTDGYKVEVHINPSAPPSFLLSDLKPEHLEHLKQCMAKRFDGSQQALDLNNIRTDPDLVSQNIEVILNRKTNMEAVIKIIEENIPELTSLNLSNNRIHKLDELADLVTKAPNLKTINLSHNELKSDRELDKVKGLKLVELWLNRNPLCDLFKDQASYISAVRQRFPRLLKLDGHDLPPPIGFDVETPTTIPPCKGSCFGSDEIKVIILRFLQQYYSIYDSGDRQPLLDAYHDGASLSLTTPYSTQNPSRSSLGEYHKDTRNLKRIKDSTMRFRLLKHTRLNVVAFLNELPKTQHDIASFTVDVNTYTNTLLSFTVSGVFKEVAVDGKSRESTMAFSRVFITVPAGNSGVCIVNDQLFIRMATTEEIRRAFVAPAPTPSSSPVPTLTAPQQEMLTAFSQKSGMNLEWSQKCLQDNEWDFTRAAQIFTQLKTDGKIPDVAFIK
- the nxf1a gene encoding nuclear RNA export factor 1 isoform X3, translating into MPRWYQKLPDRGDFMVRREVRSTGCMVIGEHDDRTAPQFRNRKGRGSHKGRSYDRSRRDRQRGSHSGGFGPGPRSRLDDTDADVTMSDSSQDNSSQHRFNPYGRPFRKGGDGRFDRDRRQGKGGVGGRGGGGGFRGGDRGGGNGGGKSRSGWYKVTIPHGKKYDKKWLLTALQNICSVPYTPVQYHVDHNRVHFYVDDSSAANALHKCSHKITDTDGYKVEVHINPSAPPSFLLSDLKPEHLEHLKQCMAKRFDGSQQALDLNNIRTDPDLVSQNIEVILNRKTNMEAVIKIIEENIPELTSLNLSNNRIHKLDELADLVTKAPNLKTINLSHNELKSDRELDKVKGLKLVELWLNRNPLCDLFKDQASYISAVRQRFPRLLKLDGHDLPPPIGFDVETPTTIPPCKGSCFGSDEIKVIILRFLQQYYSIYDSGDRQPLLDAYHDGASLSLTTPYSTQNPSRSSLGEYHKDTRNLKRIKDSTMRFRLLKHTRLNVVAFLNELPKTQHDIASFTVDVNTYTNTLLSFTVSGVFKEVAVDGKSRESTMAFSRVFITVPAGNSGVCIVNDQLFIRMATTEEIRRAFVAPAPTPSSSPVPTLTAPQQEMLTAFSQKSGMNLEWSQKCLQDNEWDFTRAAQIFTQLKTDGKIPDVAFIK
- the nxf1a gene encoding nuclear RNA export factor 1 isoform X2, which gives rise to MVPKTSRNMADGGHYYNEHDDRTAPQFRNRKGRGSHKGRSYDRSRRDRQRGSHSGGFGPGPRSRLDDTDADVTMSDSSQDNSSQHRFNPYGRPFRKGGDGRFDRDRRQGKGGVGGRGGGGGFRGGDRGGGNGGGKSRSGWYKVTIPHGKKYDKKWLLTALQNICSVPYTPVQYHVDHNRVHFYVDDSSAANALHKCSHKITDTDGYKVEVHINPSAPPSFLLSDLKPEHLEHLKQCMAKRFDGSQQALDLNNIRTDPDLVSQNIEVILNRKTNMEAVIKIIEENIPELTSLNLSNNRIHKLDELADLVTKAPNLKTINLSHNELKSDRELDKVKGLKLVELWLNRNPLCDLFKDQASYISAVRQRFPRLLKLDGHDLPPPIGFDVETPTTIPPCKGSCFGSDEIKVIILRFLQQYYSIYDSGDRQPLLDAYHDGASLSLTTPYSTQNPSRSSLGEYHKDTRNLKRIKDSTMRFRLLKHTRLNVVAFLNELPKTQHDIASFTVDVNTYTNTLLSFTVSGVFKEVAVDGKSRESTMAFSRVFITVPAGNSGVCIVNDQLFIRMATTEEIRRAFVAPAPTPSSSPVPTLTAPQQEMLTAFSQKSGMNLEWSQKCLQDNEWDFTRAAQIFTQLKTDGKIPDVAFIK